From the genome of Sphingobacterium sp. UGAL515B_05:
GGGGTAACTTTAGACAACAAAAAGATCAATTTGCGTGGAAAAAGTAATGTGATTATCATGATTGATGGTAAGCCGACCTATCTTTCTGCGGATGAAGTATCGCGATTATTGGAAAATACGGCTTCCAATGCAATAGCGTCGATCGAAGTGCTCACCAATCCACCCGCAAAATACGATGCGGCTGGGAATGCAGGGATTATTAATATTAAGACAAAGAAGAATACGCAATTTGGAAGTAATGTTAGTTTAAACCTCAATTTAGGGCAGGGTAAATATACAAAGGCGGATGGTGGTTTTCTAATAAACCATCGCAACAATTGGGTGAACTTATTCTCTTCCTATAACTACGCAAATACCTTAGGCTTTAATGATTTAGATATCGATAGGGCTGTAGATACCAAAAATGGAACGACTTTTTTCAATTCGGATTCTTATTCGAAATTCCGCTATCGAGGCCATAATTTCAAATTTGCGGCAGATTTTAACCTGGGAAAACAGGAGATCATTGGATTTGTGGTTAATGGTAATGTAAGCAATGGCCATTCAACACGCGAGGGAAGTAATCTGATCGCCTCTCAAAAAGGTAAGCTTGATTCGATTGTATTAGGAAGCAATTTGTCAGATTTTAAATACCATTACCTCACTTATAATCTTAACTACAAAAAGACATTTGATACTTTAGGGACTGAATTGACCGTTAACGGGGATTATTCATATTCGAAAAATAATGACAATAGCACCGTTGGAAACCGTTTTCTGGACGCAAATTGGGAGGAATTTAAATCACCGAATATTTTCCGAAATGATATGCTTTCTAAGACAAACATATTAGTTTTTAAAACTGATTTTGTGCATCCTTTTAATAAAACGACGAAACTTGAGGCGGGCTTAAAATATAGCCGCGTAAAAACAGATAATAATTTGTTGTATGAAGATCAGGATCAGCAAGGCGAGTTTGTGCAAAATAATGGTCAAAGTAATCAGTTTTTGTATAATGAAAATATAGCTGCAGCTTATTTCAGCCTAAATAAATCGTTCGGAAAGTTTTCCGTACAAACTGGACTGCGTGTTGAAAATACGAGCTCCATGGGAAATTCGGTGACGCTAGGGCAACAAACAAAACGGACCTATACCGATTTTTTTCCATCCATATTTGTACAGCAACAGATTAATGATAATCACAAGCTTGGTGCGAGTTATAGCAGACGTATTGACCGCCCTGATTATGGGTCATTGAATCCCTTTGTGTATTATTTGGATCAATACACGTATCAGTATGGCAACCCTTATTTAAATCCACAATATACTAATTCGTATGAAGTAAATTATACTTTTAAAGAACGCTATTTATTGAGTTTGGGCTACAAGAGGACCAACGATGCCATCACTCAGATCATAGAAAGCAATTCGGAGACCAAAGCTATTGCACAGACAGACCGAAACCTGGCTTATTTTGATTATTACAACATGAATGTCAATATACCAGTTAAGCTTTTTAAATGGTGGAGTATTTCTAACAATGCCAGCGCTTTTTATAATAAGTTTAGTTTTGATGAGCAGTCCGGAGCGCAACGCCAATTGGAAAAGTTATCGTTCCAGGTAAGTTCCAATCATGATATTCGAATTGGGGAAACAACAAACCTGGAGCTGACAGCTAATTATTTTTCGCCGGCAGTTTATGGGGTATTTAGTTTTCAGTCTTACTATGGTATCGATCTTGGTGCTGGAAAAACATTTCTTGACAAAAAATTGAATGTGAAGTTGGCTGTAAATGATGTGTTGAATACAAGAGGTCAGCGCAGATTGTCGAGTTATCAGGAAAATGGATACTATCGTATCCGCAATGGATATGATAGTCGGGTTATCCGATTGTCAGTTTCTTATCGTTTTGGTAATATGAATATTAAGTCAGTCAATAAGAAGGCTGGTAATAATGAGGAAGATAATCGGTTAAAAAAATAGGAGCTACTGTTGTGAGGGGAGATAAGGAGCGAGAGATAGCGAACGTTTCCCTAAAACACAAAGAGCCTGCGATATCGCAGGCTCTTTGTGTTTTAGGGAAGTTATCTTAACTTAAAAATAAGATCTCTCTCAATTTTGGAAGAGGCCATTTTTTGTCATCAACAATTTTCTCCAATTTGTTGACATGATAACGGATCACATCGAAATATGGTTTAACCGATTCATCGTAAGCGATTGATTTTTCGCGTACGTCATCAATTTGATTTGCTTTTTTACGTTCTTGACGCATTGCTTCAGCTTGCTCCAAGATGGTATTTACGTGTGTCGAAATACGTTCTACAAAGTTCAATTGAGAGCTGAATGCTGCCTGTGCTAGACCAAGGTCTTTTAATCCTTTGACGTTTTCAATCAATTCGTTTTGATAAATGAAACATGCAGGAGCAATTTGGTTGTTAACCATTTCTTCAATGACGCGCGCCTCAATCTGTAATTTTTTATAGAAGTTTTCAAGCAAGATTTCGTGGCGAGCTTCTGATTCACGTTTGGTATAAATACCTAATGATTCAAATAAAGCTAAAGATTCTTCTTTTACATAAACATCTAATGCTTTAGGTGTAGATTTGATGTTAGAAAGACCACGTGCTTCAGCTTCTTTTTCCCATTCTTCGCTATATCCATTGCCTTCAAAGCGGATAGCTTTTGAATCTTTGATGTATTTGCGGACAACATTTAAGATCGCAAGATCTTTTTTGGTGCCTTTTTTGATTTGTTTGTCTACTTCTGTTTTGAACTCGATCAATTGCGCTGCAACGATTGCATTCAACACGGTCATCGGTAGAGCCGAGTTTGCAGAAGAACCAACAGCGCGGAACTCAAACTTGTTACCTGTAAAAGCAAATGGCGAAGTACGGTTCCGGTCTGTATTGTCCAATTTTAATTCAGGAACTTTAGGAATACCATGCCATAAGTTTGCCTCTGCTTTTACTTTTTTAGCAACACGAGCAGATTCAACTTCTTCTAAAAGCTCATCCAATTGAGAGCCTAAGAAAATTGAAATAATTGCTGGCGGAGCCTCATTTGCACCTAGACGGTGATCGTTACTTGCACTAGCAATAGAAGCGCGCATTAAATCAGCATATTCATAAACAGCTTTAATGGTATTGACAAAGAAAGTCAAGAACATCAAATTGTTTTTAGGCGTTTTTCCAGGAGATAATAAATTTACACCGGTATTTGTGATTAAAGACCAGTTGTTGTGTTTACCAGATCCGTTGACACCGGAGTATGGTTTTTCATGCAACAATACTTTGAAGTTGTGTCTTAAAGCAACTTGTTCCATGAGATTCATCAACAATTGGTTGTGATCGATAGCCAGGTTGATTTCTTCGTACATTGGAGCACATTCAAATTGAGAAGGTGCAACTTCGTTGTGACGAGTCTTTAAAGGAATACCTAATTTTAACGCTTCATTTTCCAAATCCACCATGTAAGCTAATACGCGCTCTGGAATTGCACCAAAATAGTGGTCTTCCAATTGTTGGCCTTTTGCCGACATGTGGCCAAATAAGGTACGGCCAGTTAACTGAAGATCTGGACGAGCATTATATAAGGAAAGGTCAACCAAGAAATATTCCTGTTCAATACCAAGAGAAGCGTTTACTTTAGTGACCGATTTATCAAAATATTGAGCGACATCTGTAGCAGCTTTATCTACAGCGTTGATCGCTTTCAATAAAGGAGCTTTATAGTCTAATGATTCACCCGTATAGGAAACAAAAACCGTTGGGATACATAAAGTTTTACCAGCGCCTGTTTCGTAAATGAATGCAGGGGAAGATGGATCCCAGGCTGTATAACCTCTAGCTTCGAACGTATTACGGATACCACCATTTGGGAAAGAAGATGCATCGGGCTCTTGTTGAACCAGTGCGTCAGCTGTAAACTTTTCAATGGCTTCACCGTTTTCGTCTGGCTCAAAAAAAGCATCATGTTTTTCAGCAGTCGAACCTGTCAGCGGTTGAAACCAGTGTGTGTAATGAGAAACGCCGTGGTTAAGTGCCCAAGTTTTCATGGCCTGTGAAATGTGTTCAGCCAAATCTCTTGAAATAATCTGTCCCTCTTCAATGGATGCAACTAACTCCTTGTATGAATTTTTAGGAAGGTAGTCTTTCATTTTGTTTACGGAAAAAACATTCTTTCCGTAGATGTCAGTTGCTTTTTTAGTTTCAACTTTTTCAAATGAAGCAATTTGGCGTGAGCCTGCTGCTTCTACTGCTTTGAATCTTAGGTTCGACATTTGTATTTTGTAGTTAAATTACAGTTTTGTTGATTTTGTTTTTCAAAAATATTGTGTTTTTATTGAAAACTGAAATTTTTTTTGATGTTTTTTGTGAAATAATTCAAAAATTATGGTTTTTGGCCAATAAAAAAGGTGTGATTTGTATAAATCACACCTTTTTTATTGTTTTGTGTTATAATTCGAATCCCCAGTCTATTCCTTTTTCGGTGGCAGGTACTCCTTTCTTCATCCAGGCAGGAGCGGGGGCACCTTTTAGGAAATGATCGAAGAACTGCTGCTCGCGAATTTGTATATCCTTGCGGTTTTGTCGCAGCATGAGGTTATGTTCATCCCCGTTATAATTTAGCATCCATACGGGTTTGTTCAGTCGGCGCAATGCAGTAAACATTTCAATACCTTGATACCATGGCACAGCCCCGTCATTGTCATTGGCCATAATGACAACAGGAGTTTTAACTTTATCTAAATGGAATAAAGGTGAATTTTCGATATACAGTTCCGGAGCTTCCCATAGGGTTTTTCCGATGCGGCTTTGTGTATGTTCGTATTGGAATTGGCGCGACATACCGGTCTGCCAGCGTATTCCGCCATAGGCAGAGGTCATGTTGACAACAGGAGCGCCAGTCCACGCTGCAGCATACATATTGGTCCGCGTAATGAGGTGAGCAACTTGATAGCCGCCCCAACTTTGCCCCTGTATCCCCATCTTCGTGCTATCAACCCAGGCATTCTGAGCGAGGTATCTCATTCCGGAATTGATATATTCTTCAGCTGATTTACCCGGGTGCCCTGTTTTGTAGCTTATATTTGGTGCAAATACAAGGTATTCGTTGCTTACAAAATAGGGGATGTTCAAACGTGATGGTGTAGGGGCAGGAGGTTGATACGTATATAATCCATCGGAAAGCTTTTCATAGAAGTAAGCTATAATCGGATATTTTTTTGCAGGATCAAAATTTTCTGGTTTATAAAGAATTCCCTCTGCCTGATTTCCTTCAGGGGTTGTCCAGTGAACAAGCTCCGCTGTACCCCAATTGTAATTAGCCTGTTGCTGATTAATATTGGATAACTGTAATTCGTCTTTGAACTTGATGGTATTGGTGTAGATATTCGGCGAATTTATATAATCCTCTTTACTGTACAGTATCGTCTGTTGATCTGCTGATGAGCTGATATTCTTGAACGTTTTTGCCGCTACCAAAAGACTTTTTGGATCGTTATGCTGTCCCTTGAACTGGTAGAAACCAGATTCTTTGGTTTTATTGTCAAAAGAAGTTAGAAAACCACCCTTTTTATAGTCAAGTGTTGTGGCTTGTTCGCGATCTTCTTCTCTTTTTAAAGGCAAGTAGCGAAAAGTTGTTTGTGATGCAGCTCCATAGCCGTTGGTCAAGATGGATTTGCTGGAACCGTCCAAATTAAAATACCAGATATCATACCTCGAATTGACATAAATGCCTTTAAAGTCTGGACTCCATGCGGCCATTCCGTATCCTTGCGCGGAAGTAGGCATATCATTTTCCTCATCGGCAAAGGACGCCGGTATGCCGTCATTTAGCACTGTCTTTTTCTTTGAACTAACCTGATAGGAATTCCAGCTTCCTTTATCTTGGTCGAAATATACGATGTATTTTGCGTCAGGACTTAAGATTGCATTTCCCGAAAAGTTTGAAAGGATTAACTCTTTATTTCCTGTTTTTGTCGAAACCAGATAGATGTCGTCTCTTGTACTGCCTTCCCATTGACTTGCGATGCGCTTGCCAAAATCAGTGCGCGCTAAGATGTACTCTTCATTTCCGTCCGGTGTAAGTGCGGTGGAGTTAAATGTTTGGTCCGTCAGGGGTATAATGTTGCGGTTGTATTTGGGGTAAGTAACCGCTAAGAAGTTTCTTGCAAGGTCTTTCTTTAAATTGACCAACTGCATGGGTTGTAAATAATCGTCTTGCCAGTTCCAAACGTCTACTTTAGCATGTTCAAAATCAACCAAAGTGGTGTCTTTGACACGCGGTATTGGTGCTATGCCGAAAAATAACTTCTCTCCATTTTTGCTGAAACGGATATCACCATCCCCACTAACGGCCCAGTTTTTAGGTATACCATTGCTGGTTTTTGTTGCGAGGTATTGGGCTGTATCTATACCATTTGTATAGTAATACAAATTATAATTTTTCAGCAATGCCTTTTCATTGGAGAGATCCCCTAGGTAAGCGAGCTGATTGCCTGATTCATCAAATTTGAAATTTTTATAATTGCCTTTCCCATTTGATATTTTTTTGAGCTTTTTAGTTGCTATTTCGTAGAGGTAGACTCCGGAATCTTTTGACAGGCTATCTTTAGAATCTGTTTTTTTTGAAAAAACAATTTTTGATCCGTTTTTATTCCATTCGTATTGGTCTACGGATGAAAATTGTACCGAATCGCCGGAATTTAAATCATATAGAGCCAATGTTGCAACTGTTTTTTTCTTTTTATCGCTACTTTTCTTTGCTGTTGGGGCATCAGTGGCGGTTTTTGAATCAGATTTTTCATTTATTTCCTTGTCAAAAAGAAAAGAAACGAAATTGTTGTTTTGGTCTGCGATTTTGTAGGACTTTACCTGTGCAAATTTGACAAGGGATGAAGTCGTTAAATTGTAGATCGCCAATGAATCTTTTGGGAGTTCTTCCGCTTTCTTCTTTTTGATTTTGGCTTCGCGGGTTACGGCAAATGGCGCTTTCACCAAACTTAGCAGATGGTTTTCGGTATCTGTCAGTTTTCCATTATATCCGCGGGGAATTTGAATGAGTTCTTTGTTTTCTTTGGTTTTGAGAAAAAGCTGATTATCGCCTTCTTGTGGGACGACCTGAAACAGGACAAATTTTCCCGATTTACTGATATAGGGCGATGATACGCTTTGCCAACTATCATATACCGTATGATCCAATGGTTTCTTTTGTGCATGGGCAGCGAATGCTGCCAGAAAACAAAATGGAATACAGATACTTTTCTTATTCATATTTTAAACCTTTTTGTCGCAATTTATTCATAAAAAATAAATAAACATCGATTTTTTGGTATATTCATTGTTACGTAAACATAAAAAACTGGTTATGAAATCATCATCCGCTGTTATTATTTCGATTGTAATGGGCGCTGTGCTCTTGCTTTGTACCTGGATATTGGGTACAGCTTATCGCTATAAGTTTAAATCGACGCAGACAATCACTGTTAATGGTAATGCCAAAAAAGATTTCGAATCTGATCTAGTCAAATGGAGTGCTACTTTTAGCCGAAAGAATTATGAATTGAGTGCCGCTTCAGCACAATTGGCTACGGATCGTGATTTGGTGCGGGATTTTTTAGTGCAACAGGGGGTTAAAGCCGACGAGATCCGTTTCGAGGCCGTTAATATTGCCAAAGATTTCGAATATCATACAGATGGAAAGGGGAATGGTTATAATACTTTTTCCGGTTATACCTTATCGCAGGCCGTAAGTGTCGAATCAAAAGACTTAAATAAAGTAGACAATGCCTCACGAGAAATATCGACATTAATTTCCAAAGGGATAGAACTTAGCTCCAGCACCCCCAATTATTATTACTCTAAGCTAGAGGATCTGAAATTGGAACTTATTTCACAGGCTTCAAAAAATGCACATCAACGTGCAGACAATATTGCAAAGGAATCGAATGCCGGATTAGGTAATCTGGTAAAGGCCGATCTCGGAATTTTTCAGATAACAGGACAAAACGACAACGAAGAGTACTCTTCTGGCGGTGCATTTAATACAAGCTCGAGAAAAAAAACAGCTAATATCACGGTTAAAGCAAGTTTTTTGAGTAACTAATGAAAAATTATTCGACTGAATTTCAGTTCTATATTGGTTTTCCTTGAAAATTTGTTCAAAAAGTTTTCTCCTTTTCAATAAAAAACCTACTTTTGCATCATCCCAAACGGATATGCCCGGATGGCGGAATTGGTAGACGCGCTGGTCTCAAACACCAGTGGGAAACCGTGCCGGTTCGACTCCGGCTCCGGGTACTAAAAAGCCTCTTTACTTACAGTAAAGAGGCTTTTTTTGTGCGTCTATGTTGCATCTTACCTGAAGATTGCCACAAGTTCCGGATTATAACTGATCAAGGTAGGTACTAAAACAGATACATCCTAACATCAACTTATACGTAGTAACAATTTTCGATCAATTTTTAGACAGTGCTTGTTCAGTGATTATTCAGTTTGTACTGAATGATCACTGAACAAGCACTGAACGAGCACTGAATAAGCATTGTCTTAAGATCTAACTTGGTCACTATTTGATTCTAAGTTGCTGCAGCTATTGCTTGTTCTTTGGTGTTTCTTCGCTTATTGTAGCTACTTTCATTAGACCTTCCTCGGTATTCGTTTGCCGTTTCTTTGATGTTTCTTTGGTGTTTCTTTGTTTATTCTTTGGTATTTTAACGATAAAACAGCAATAAAACAGCAATAAAATAGCACAGAAACGGTAACGAAGGTGTAATCTTGAACCAGACTTGTAGATAAGAAAGATAAATTAACTACTGTCGAATTGGCAATAAGATGGGCTTTTTTTTATAAACTTTCTTTAATCTGAATTTTCTTGTTTAAATTGGAAATACCAAATATAAACTTGGATGAAAACAGTTTTTTTATCGCTGGCACTGTTGTGTTTTTTCATTACTAGGGGGCAAGTGGGGTTTGTCTTAAACGGAAAAAAGAATGTTAAAATTCCTTTTCTTTTCGTACATAATCTGGTCATCGTACCTGTGCAGGTGAATGGATATATGATGAACTTCCTGTTGGATACGGGGGTTAAAGAAACCATGATATTTGGGGAAACATTAAAGTCAATTGATAGTGCTGTTTTTGTTAATAAATTCCAGGGATTGGGTAGGGACGAGGGCCTAGATGGTTATCTATCCATACATAATCAGGTGAATATTGCTGGGGTATATGAAGATTTAGACCAACCGATCTATATTCTTCAAAATGCGCATATTGATATTTCTACAAGGATAGGAGTGGAAGTTAATGGAATTATGGGAAGTCGTTTTTTTGAAAACCAAATGATAGAAATGGATTTTCAAAAACATCGCATCACCTTATATCCTAAGGGTAACTTACCTAAGGGCCTCGAGAAGATGCAGCGTTTGCCACTCGACATTCTGAATAGCCGGCCTTATGTTTCTGTTGCTTTTAAACAGGGTGATGTTTCTATTGATGGTCGTGTATTGATCGATATGGGAAATAGCGATGCCTTAATGCTTATTCCTTCAAAGCTAAACAATTTTGATATTAAGCCTCCATTTATTGATGACTACATAGGGCAGGGGTTTAACGGTGAGATTTATGGAAAAAGAAATCGAATCCGATCGCTCGAACTTGGGCCGTTTGCAATGAACTACCCCTTGGTAGCCTATCCCGAATTGAGCTCGTTACAGCATGCAACATTTGTGAGCGAAAGAATAGGTTCCATTGGAAACGAGTTGTTACGCCGATTCAAGGTCGTATTCGATTATCCCAACAAGTCGATATATCTTCATAAGAATAAAGATTTTGATCGCTTTTATTATCTGAATATGAGTGGACTGGAAATTATCCATGATGGTATTAAATACGAAAAAGAAGAAATACCTGTCGTTCTGCAAAAGGATGGCGGTACCGAGGTAAGAATGGGTAATAGCGTGCAGTATCGCTTTGTACTTCGAAATATGTACAAAGTTGCGACTGTTCGTGATGGTTCACCTGCAGCAATCGCAGGACTACTGCCGGGAGATAAAGTTGTGAAGATCAACGGTCGATCTGCATCTTCATTTTCCCTGGAATCGATTCATAATCTTTTTAAATCAGAAGAGGGCAAGGATATGCGCTTTCGTGTGACAAGGGATGGAAATATACTTGACTTTAAATTTGTGTTAAAAGATCCACTGCCATTTAACTCGGATTAAATTTTAGCACATTTTTCTATTTTAAACTGAACTTACTTATATTTGCGCTTGATAATACTATTTTAATAATTTAAACACGAGAAGATATGTTGGTCGCTAGAATAATAACACAGCAAGCTTTTAAGGCAAATGGATTTGCCGAAAGCAATCTTCGTGCTTTTCGTCCTATTTAAGATACTCTTCAAAATAGGAGCGCATCGTGTTTGTTCAATCCGCTGGAGTGAATAATCAGGTCGCTTTACTTCTTTTGAAAACACCAATTTATACAGATGAAAAAGCCGAAGTTCATTCGGGCTTTTTAATTTTCCGGATTTTCGTTTCTATTTAGACAATCAAATCTCTTCAGGGCTGCAGCGTTTCTGAAAAACAGGTGCGTTCGACTCTTTAGGAGTAATTGACTGTGCATTAAGAAAAAATGCTTAATAGAATCGTAATCCCAAAAGAACATTCCCGAAATTTTTTCAAAAAGGCTGCCGATTTCCAAGAGGAAATTGATGGTTAATAATTAATATTTTTTATAAAAATGGGAAGTAAATTATCTGGGAAAGATCTCGTAAAAATAGGTTTTCCACAAAATAATATAGTTAATACAGCTTTAGGACTGATCACAAGATATCGAAAAAAAGAAAAGAAAGAAACCATCCTTCTTGAACTTACCGAGTTGTTAGAAGCTCCAGAGCGATTTATGGGGCATAATATATGGGGTAAAGTCTCCGAAGGCTTAATGCAACCCATAGAGATACGTATGCGGGAGCTTCAATCACATTGTGCTCCATTTAGCATATTTGGTGAAAATGAAATTGATGAGCAGGCAAAAAGACAGTTGTATGATGCACTGAGATTGCCTATTTCAAGACAAGGTGCACTTATGCCGGATGCACATACAGGTTATGGACTTCCCATAGGCGGGGTACTGGCCACAGAAAATGCCGTTATACCCTATGGTGTAGGCGTAGATATTGGTTGTCGGATGAGCCTGTCGATATTCGACTTACCAGGCAGTTATTTCAAAGGGAGGGAGTTCCAACTGAAAAATTTATTGAAGAAAAATACCAAATTTGGTTTAAATGACACACATCGTGATAAGCATGACCATGTTATTTTCAGTAAAACTGAATTTCAGGAAATCCCACTATTAAAATCCCTGTTGGGTAAAGCTTACAGGCAATTTGGGAC
Proteins encoded in this window:
- a CDS encoding TonB-dependent receptor → MKPQKINLLLFSLVLFLFSMGRTVSAQSDGGKLRTVVVGENNQPIAAANISLFRKPNDILLKGTLSNENGEIMLSAIPEGKYSLQVSTVGYAIYRSGEMALSAGDLKVLDTIRLQMETKVLSEAQVVGKKPLIESHLDKVVLNVENSILATGNNALELLQKVPGVTLDNKKINLRGKSNVIIMIDGKPTYLSADEVSRLLENTASNAIASIEVLTNPPAKYDAAGNAGIINIKTKKNTQFGSNVSLNLNLGQGKYTKADGGFLINHRNNWVNLFSSYNYANTLGFNDLDIDRAVDTKNGTTFFNSDSYSKFRYRGHNFKFAADFNLGKQEIIGFVVNGNVSNGHSTREGSNLIASQKGKLDSIVLGSNLSDFKYHYLTYNLNYKKTFDTLGTELTVNGDYSYSKNNDNSTVGNRFLDANWEEFKSPNIFRNDMLSKTNILVFKTDFVHPFNKTTKLEAGLKYSRVKTDNNLLYEDQDQQGEFVQNNGQSNQFLYNENIAAAYFSLNKSFGKFSVQTGLRVENTSSMGNSVTLGQQTKRTYTDFFPSIFVQQQINDNHKLGASYSRRIDRPDYGSLNPFVYYLDQYTYQYGNPYLNPQYTNSYEVNYTFKERYLLSLGYKRTNDAITQIIESNSETKAIAQTDRNLAYFDYYNMNVNIPVKLFKWWSISNNASAFYNKFSFDEQSGAQRQLEKLSFQVSSNHDIRIGETTNLELTANYFSPAVYGVFSFQSYYGIDLGAGKTFLDKKLNVKLAVNDVLNTRGQRRLSSYQENGYYRIRNGYDSRVIRLSVSYRFGNMNIKSVNKKAGNNEEDNRLKK
- a CDS encoding PDZ domain-containing protein is translated as MKTVFLSLALLCFFITRGQVGFVLNGKKNVKIPFLFVHNLVIVPVQVNGYMMNFLLDTGVKETMIFGETLKSIDSAVFVNKFQGLGRDEGLDGYLSIHNQVNIAGVYEDLDQPIYILQNAHIDISTRIGVEVNGIMGSRFFENQMIEMDFQKHRITLYPKGNLPKGLEKMQRLPLDILNSRPYVSVAFKQGDVSIDGRVLIDMGNSDALMLIPSKLNNFDIKPPFIDDYIGQGFNGEIYGKRNRIRSLELGPFAMNYPLVAYPELSSLQHATFVSERIGSIGNELLRRFKVVFDYPNKSIYLHKNKDFDRFYYLNMSGLEIIHDGIKYEKEEIPVVLQKDGGTEVRMGNSVQYRFVLRNMYKVATVRDGSPAAIAGLLPGDKVVKINGRSASSFSLESIHNLFKSEEGKDMRFRVTRDGNILDFKFVLKDPLPFNSD
- a CDS encoding prolyl oligopeptidase family serine peptidase; translation: MNKKSICIPFCFLAAFAAHAQKKPLDHTVYDSWQSVSSPYISKSGKFVLFQVVPQEGDNQLFLKTKENKELIQIPRGYNGKLTDTENHLLSLVKAPFAVTREAKIKKKKAEELPKDSLAIYNLTTSSLVKFAQVKSYKIADQNNNFVSFLFDKEINEKSDSKTATDAPTAKKSSDKKKKTVATLALYDLNSGDSVQFSSVDQYEWNKNGSKIVFSKKTDSKDSLSKDSGVYLYEIATKKLKKISNGKGNYKNFKFDESGNQLAYLGDLSNEKALLKNYNLYYYTNGIDTAQYLATKTSNGIPKNWAVSGDGDIRFSKNGEKLFFGIAPIPRVKDTTLVDFEHAKVDVWNWQDDYLQPMQLVNLKKDLARNFLAVTYPKYNRNIIPLTDQTFNSTALTPDGNEEYILARTDFGKRIASQWEGSTRDDIYLVSTKTGNKELILSNFSGNAILSPDAKYIVYFDQDKGSWNSYQVSSKKKTVLNDGIPASFADEENDMPTSAQGYGMAAWSPDFKGIYVNSRYDIWYFNLDGSSKSILTNGYGAASQTTFRYLPLKREEDREQATTLDYKKGGFLTSFDNKTKESGFYQFKGQHNDPKSLLVAAKTFKNISSSADQQTILYSKEDYINSPNIYTNTIKFKDELQLSNINQQQANYNWGTAELVHWTTPEGNQAEGILYKPENFDPAKKYPIIAYFYEKLSDGLYTYQPPAPTPSRLNIPYFVSNEYLVFAPNISYKTGHPGKSAEEYINSGMRYLAQNAWVDSTKMGIQGQSWGGYQVAHLITRTNMYAAAWTGAPVVNMTSAYGGIRWQTGMSRQFQYEHTQSRIGKTLWEAPELYIENSPLFHLDKVKTPVVIMANDNDGAVPWYQGIEMFTALRRLNKPVWMLNYNGDEHNLMLRQNRKDIQIREQQFFDHFLKGAPAPAWMKKGVPATEKGIDWGFEL
- a CDS encoding glutamine synthetase III — its product is MSNLRFKAVEAAGSRQIASFEKVETKKATDIYGKNVFSVNKMKDYLPKNSYKELVASIEEGQIISRDLAEHISQAMKTWALNHGVSHYTHWFQPLTGSTAEKHDAFFEPDENGEAIEKFTADALVQQEPDASSFPNGGIRNTFEARGYTAWDPSSPAFIYETGAGKTLCIPTVFVSYTGESLDYKAPLLKAINAVDKAATDVAQYFDKSVTKVNASLGIEQEYFLVDLSLYNARPDLQLTGRTLFGHMSAKGQQLEDHYFGAIPERVLAYMVDLENEALKLGIPLKTRHNEVAPSQFECAPMYEEINLAIDHNQLLMNLMEQVALRHNFKVLLHEKPYSGVNGSGKHNNWSLITNTGVNLLSPGKTPKNNLMFLTFFVNTIKAVYEYADLMRASIASASNDHRLGANEAPPAIISIFLGSQLDELLEEVESARVAKKVKAEANLWHGIPKVPELKLDNTDRNRTSPFAFTGNKFEFRAVGSSANSALPMTVLNAIVAAQLIEFKTEVDKQIKKGTKKDLAILNVVRKYIKDSKAIRFEGNGYSEEWEKEAEARGLSNIKSTPKALDVYVKEESLALFESLGIYTKRESEARHEILLENFYKKLQIEARVIEEMVNNQIAPACFIYQNELIENVKGLKDLGLAQAAFSSQLNFVERISTHVNTILEQAEAMRQERKKANQIDDVREKSIAYDESVKPYFDVIRYHVNKLEKIVDDKKWPLPKLREILFLS
- a CDS encoding SIMPL domain-containing protein, producing MKSSSAVIISIVMGAVLLLCTWILGTAYRYKFKSTQTITVNGNAKKDFESDLVKWSATFSRKNYELSAASAQLATDRDLVRDFLVQQGVKADEIRFEAVNIAKDFEYHTDGKGNGYNTFSGYTLSQAVSVESKDLNKVDNASREISTLISKGIELSSSTPNYYYSKLEDLKLELISQASKNAHQRADNIAKESNAGLGNLVKADLGIFQITGQNDNEEYSSGGAFNTSSRKKTANITVKASFLSN